One window of Tepidanaerobacter acetatoxydans Re1 genomic DNA carries:
- the folP gene encoding dihydropteroate synthase, with protein sequence MILEISQEYLKNEMKKVNAHPASFNIFKDKSMIIPLKLFDIPTPGANIIKQEMLSSGGDAVVHKNAVDCNVETSDIILLGTKKHYNILMEKLQKMPYFKLDKACCELKKFFSTEKTNFIKSPWGRTLSFDKTRVMGIINVTSDSFYSGSRKQSIQEILDTARDMIQSGADVVDIGGMSTRPGSDPISEEDEAKRVVMAIKAIRENYHDIMISVDTYRSNVAEKALEAGADIINDVSGFSFDQKLVEVAAKSNAPYILMHIKGTPKNMQENPTYDDLIKEIAQYFIDKINYAISFNMDENNIILDPGLGFGKTYKDNMEIMDRVRELQSLHRPLLIAASRKSFIGKALDLKSADDRLEGTLAITALCAYQDVDMVRVHDVKENVRIIEMVEAIKCRR encoded by the coding sequence ATGATATTAGAAATATCTCAAGAATATCTAAAAAATGAAATGAAAAAAGTCAATGCACATCCCGCATCTTTTAATATTTTTAAAGACAAGTCCATGATAATTCCTCTTAAACTCTTTGATATACCTACACCCGGAGCAAATATCATAAAACAAGAAATGCTTTCATCGGGCGGTGATGCCGTAGTTCATAAAAATGCCGTAGATTGCAATGTTGAAACTTCAGATATAATCCTTCTCGGCACTAAAAAACACTACAATATCTTGATGGAAAAACTTCAAAAGATGCCTTATTTTAAGTTAGACAAAGCTTGCTGCGAACTTAAGAAATTTTTTTCAACAGAAAAAACAAACTTTATAAAATCCCCTTGGGGCAGAACTTTAAGCTTTGACAAGACTCGTGTTATGGGCATAATAAATGTCACTTCTGATTCATTTTACTCTGGTTCTCGAAAGCAAAGCATACAAGAAATATTAGACACTGCCCGAGATATGATACAATCGGGTGCAGATGTTGTCGATATAGGCGGAATGTCAACTAGGCCCGGCTCCGACCCCATCAGCGAGGAAGATGAGGCAAAAAGGGTTGTTATGGCCATAAAAGCTATAAGGGAAAATTATCACGATATAATGATTTCCGTAGATACCTATAGGTCAAATGTAGCGGAAAAAGCTTTAGAGGCAGGCGCTGATATAATAAATGACGTAAGCGGATTTAGTTTTGACCAAAAACTGGTAGAGGTAGCAGCTAAAAGCAATGCACCATATATCCTTATGCACATAAAAGGCACCCCTAAAAATATGCAAGAAAATCCTACATATGATGACCTTATAAAAGAAATTGCACAGTATTTTATCGATAAGATTAACTATGCAATAAGTTTCAACATGGATGAAAACAATATAATTCTCGACCCGGGCCTAGGCTTTGGAAAAACCTATAAAGATAACATGGAGATAATGGACAGAGTTCGTGAGCTTCAAAGTCTTCACAGGCCTTTACTTATTGCCGCATCAAGAAAGTCTTTTATCGGTAAGGCTCTTGATTTAAAATCTGCTGACGATAGACTGGAAGGTACTCTTGCCATTACCGCACTTTGTGCCTATCAAGATGTGGATATGGTGCGAGTGCACGATGTAAAGGAAAACGTCAGGATTATTGAAATGGTGGAGGCGATAAAGTGCCGCAGGTGA
- the folK gene encoding 2-amino-4-hydroxy-6-hydroxymethyldihydropteridine diphosphokinase: MPQVIIAFGSNMGNKEQNIKTALEKMKARGLNIIKVSTIIETEPYGYEDQDTFLNGACIADTNLSPQEVLKELLAIEQEMGRVRKIHWGPRNIDLDIIFYENIIVDEDNLKIPHPDAHNRSFVLGPICEISPSFLHPIYNKPVKELYEELKKQNH; encoded by the coding sequence GTGCCGCAGGTGATAATAGCGTTTGGAAGTAATATGGGCAATAAAGAACAAAACATTAAAACAGCTTTAGAAAAAATGAAGGCCCGCGGACTTAATATAATCAAGGTTTCAACCATAATAGAGACAGAACCATATGGTTATGAAGACCAAGACACTTTTTTAAACGGGGCATGTATTGCAGATACAAATCTTTCTCCTCAAGAAGTTTTAAAAGAGCTGCTTGCTATTGAGCAAGAGATGGGGAGAGTGCGAAAAATCCACTGGGGGCCGAGAAATATAGATCTTGACATTATCTTCTATGAAAATATTATAGTTGATGAAGACAATCTTAAAATCCCCCACCCCGATGCCCATAACCGCTCTTTTGTCTTAGGTCCTATATGCGAAATATCTCCCTCTTTTTTGCACCCAATATACAACAAACCCGTAAAAGAACTTTATGAAGAACTGAAAAAGCAGAATCATTAA
- a CDS encoding 6-phospho-beta-glucosidase, translating to MNHLPDNFLWGGAVSANQCEGAYDVGGKGLSIADIATAGGLGVKREYTDGVIKGKYYPSHQAIDFFHRYKEDIAMFAEMGLKCFRTSINWTRIFPLGDEAMPNEAGLRFYDDLFDECLKYGIEPVVTISHYETPFALVKKYGSWRSRNMIDLFLRFCEAIFNRYKEKVKYWMTFNEINVITLNPIMAAGIKIEEGEDFDRVIYHAAHHQLVASAKAVQLGHQINPDFKIGMMMLYPTFYAETCKPEDQLIAMKSIDKHYYFSDVQVRGRYSSKAIRYLANKGITLQTNPEDDKALEEGIVDYIGFSYYNSNVATTRPDAAFTGGNMLNAVKNPYLEESAWGWSIDPIGLRIALNNLYERYQIPLFVVENGLGAVDTVEEDGSIHDDYRIDYLRRHVKAIKAAVIEDGVECIGYTPWSCIDLVSASTGEMKKRYGFIYVDKDDDGKGSLARSRKDSFFWYKKCIETNGEEI from the coding sequence ATGAATCATTTGCCAGATAACTTTTTATGGGGCGGGGCAGTTTCCGCAAACCAGTGCGAGGGTGCCTATGACGTCGGCGGTAAAGGTTTGAGTATTGCAGATATTGCTACCGCAGGTGGCCTAGGGGTCAAACGGGAATATACAGATGGGGTAATTAAGGGAAAGTATTACCCTAGCCATCAGGCAATAGATTTCTTCCACAGGTACAAGGAAGATATTGCAATGTTTGCCGAAATGGGGCTTAAATGTTTCCGCACCTCGATAAACTGGACAAGGATTTTTCCATTAGGAGACGAGGCGATGCCTAATGAGGCAGGACTGAGATTTTACGATGATTTATTTGATGAATGTTTGAAATACGGCATAGAGCCTGTTGTGACCATTTCCCACTATGAAACGCCGTTTGCGCTGGTAAAAAAATACGGCTCGTGGCGAAGCCGAAATATGATAGACTTGTTCTTGCGCTTTTGTGAGGCAATCTTTAACAGATACAAAGAAAAAGTAAAGTATTGGATGACATTCAACGAGATCAATGTTATCACCCTAAACCCGATAATGGCAGCGGGGATAAAAATAGAAGAGGGCGAAGATTTTGACAGAGTTATTTATCATGCGGCACATCATCAGCTGGTCGCCAGTGCAAAGGCTGTTCAATTGGGGCACCAAATAAACCCCGATTTTAAGATAGGCATGATGATGTTGTATCCTACGTTCTACGCAGAAACATGCAAGCCGGAAGACCAACTTATAGCAATGAAATCAATAGACAAGCACTACTATTTTTCCGATGTGCAGGTGCGCGGACGCTATTCATCCAAGGCTATAAGATATCTCGCAAATAAGGGAATTACCTTACAAACTAACCCGGAAGATGATAAGGCACTGGAGGAAGGCATAGTAGACTATATAGGTTTTAGCTACTATAATAGCAATGTGGCTACCACGCGTCCTGATGCAGCATTTACCGGCGGGAATATGTTAAATGCGGTGAAAAATCCGTACCTTGAAGAAAGCGCCTGGGGATGGTCTATCGATCCCATTGGACTGCGCATAGCACTTAATAACTTATATGAGAGGTATCAAATACCACTGTTCGTTGTGGAAAATGGACTTGGTGCGGTAGATACAGTTGAAGAGGACGGCAGCATACACGATGATTATCGCATAGACTATCTACGGCGCCACGTAAAAGCCATAAAAGCCGCCGTTATTGAAGACGGAGTAGAATGTATAGGCTATACGCCGTGGAGTTGCATAGACCTGGTAAGTGCCTCTACCGGAGAGATGAAAAAGCGCTATGGGTTTATTTATGTAGACAAAGATGATGACGGAAAGGGCAGCCTTGCACGGAGTCGCAAAGATTCGTTTTTCTGGTACAAAAAATGTATAGAAACGAACGGTGAGGAAATCTAA
- a CDS encoding FAD-dependent oxidoreductase: MQFPNLYSPIKINNMVSRNRIVAAPTGDVFEEKALGGAGIVICGHTIVEPGRSSFASGNEPYLFHKYSVEEAQSRIRKCHQSGAKASLELFHAGQYARVIDYAVGPVGFIREDGVEVKAMTPEMMEHVANCYAQAAKDARDLGFDMVFMHFGHGWLPPQFLSPLFNKRTDEYGGSFENRARFPKMILEKVRQAVGPNYPVDMRISSVEWVEGSIEFEDTLKFIKLVEPLIDTVQISCGLDINHEGNVHMVTTNFKEHMPNAKYARIVKQNVSIPVSVVGAVMNPYEAEELIASGAVDLVAFGRSFIADPDWPNKAKDGKTDDIVPCIRCLQCYHISTNRKNVGCSVNPRFTNESFVIKNLEKAETVKNIVVVGGGPAGIMAALTAAKRGHKVTLFEKNDRLGGALCHIVKQYYKQDIRLYLDHLLRQVEKHNIDIRLNIAATPEMVKSMCPDAIFIAVGSIPAKPPIKGIDGINVTDFYEAIDNQDCIGQNVVIIGGGTIGAEIGLELAELKHKKVTIVEPTGELAAQGNMLYKIALRQKMDAVSTLKRMLETTCKEITKDGVIVVPKNGEEKFLKADTVIISTGVTANRTVAESFYGITPDTFTIGDCEKPRKIMEAVFEGYTIASRI; encoded by the coding sequence ATGCAATTTCCAAACTTGTATAGCCCTATAAAAATAAACAATATGGTTTCAAGAAATAGAATAGTGGCCGCTCCTACAGGTGATGTATTTGAAGAAAAAGCTCTTGGAGGTGCCGGAATAGTTATATGCGGACATACCATTGTAGAGCCGGGAAGGTCCAGTTTTGCCAGCGGAAACGAGCCCTATTTATTCCACAAATATTCGGTGGAGGAAGCTCAATCAAGGATACGCAAATGCCACCAGTCAGGTGCTAAGGCGTCACTGGAACTTTTTCACGCAGGCCAGTACGCTCGAGTGATAGACTATGCGGTGGGACCTGTAGGTTTCATTCGAGAAGATGGTGTGGAAGTGAAGGCCATGACTCCCGAAATGATGGAGCATGTAGCCAATTGTTATGCACAGGCCGCAAAGGACGCACGCGACTTGGGTTTCGACATGGTATTCATGCACTTTGGACACGGTTGGTTGCCACCACAATTTTTATCGCCATTATTTAATAAGCGCACCGATGAATATGGCGGTTCGTTTGAAAACCGTGCAAGGTTCCCTAAAATGATACTTGAAAAGGTAAGGCAGGCGGTTGGGCCGAATTATCCCGTGGATATGCGTATCAGCTCGGTGGAGTGGGTGGAGGGCTCTATTGAGTTCGAGGATACGCTTAAGTTCATCAAACTGGTGGAACCTCTGATAGACACCGTGCAGATTTCTTGCGGGCTTGACATAAACCATGAGGGCAATGTGCATATGGTTACTACTAATTTTAAAGAGCATATGCCAAATGCAAAATATGCGCGGATTGTAAAGCAGAATGTAAGCATTCCGGTTTCGGTTGTAGGTGCAGTGATGAATCCTTACGAGGCGGAAGAGCTTATAGCATCCGGTGCGGTAGATTTGGTTGCATTTGGTAGAAGCTTTATAGCCGATCCCGACTGGCCCAATAAAGCAAAGGACGGTAAAACGGACGACATAGTGCCGTGTATTCGCTGCCTTCAATGCTACCATATTTCTACAAACAGAAAAAACGTCGGCTGTTCGGTGAATCCGAGGTTTACAAATGAATCATTTGTAATAAAAAACCTAGAAAAGGCCGAAACAGTAAAAAATATTGTTGTTGTCGGTGGCGGCCCGGCAGGTATTATGGCTGCACTTACTGCAGCCAAACGAGGACACAAGGTAACTCTATTTGAAAAAAACGACCGTCTTGGCGGGGCGTTATGCCATATCGTGAAGCAGTACTATAAACAAGATATCAGGTTGTATCTTGACCATCTTCTCAGGCAGGTGGAAAAGCATAATATCGATATAAGACTGAACATAGCTGCGACCCCGGAGATGGTAAAAAGCATGTGCCCAGATGCCATTTTTATAGCAGTTGGTTCTATTCCTGCCAAACCACCTATAAAAGGTATTGACGGAATAAACGTTACTGATTTTTATGAGGCCATAGACAATCAGGACTGTATCGGACAAAATGTAGTGATAATAGGCGGTGGGACAATAGGTGCAGAAATAGGGCTGGAGCTGGCAGAACTGAAGCATAAAAAAGTCACTATAGTAGAGCCTACGGGCGAACTTGCCGCACAGGGCAATATGCTGTATAAGATAGCGCTAAGGCAAAAAATGGATGCAGTGAGCACACTTAAGCGAATGCTAGAAACCACGTGCAAAGAGATAACAAAGGATGGTGTTATCGTTGTTCCCAAGAACGGTGAGGAGAAGTTTTTAAAAGCTGATACCGTAATAATTTCTACTGGGGTGACTGCTAACAGGACAGTAGCCGAAAGTTTTTACGGTATTACGCCGGATACCTTTACAATTGGAGACTGCGAGAAACCCCGAAAAATAATGGAAGCCGTTTTCGAAGGGTATACTATCGCGTCGCGTATATAG
- a CDS encoding PTS sugar transporter subunit IIC yields the protein MEKFIGTLQKKLMPIANKLSNNKFMNSLGQTFQLLLPIIIIGSFACLGAFLDIPFWQSFVTSTGLQLILMTIQSLTLSIIALYVVIVLPFQYAQKLKINAISASVISLMAFLLLTPHELYTAIPTEWLGYSGLFSAIIVGGLVPQLIKFLLDKKIYIHMPKGVPPIVEDSFASLVPAAFVLIIAVVISQMLILTSFENFHNVIYTVIQAPLQGFGLSLPAYLVMQILCTLLMFCGIHGNTIFATFTPLTMAASAENLAALAAGQPLPNIITSSFSVLCQPGGIGGTFGLAILLLFFSKSKRLKTLGKMSIVPAIFGINEPLIFGIPILLNPLLFIPYVLCPIVCTTLSYVSIAIGIVPRLSGVEVNWTMPQIVSGFLAQGWQAAVLQVVLIAVTTLIWFPFFKMVDKQISFEESESDTKDDKATK from the coding sequence ATGGAAAAGTTTATTGGCACGCTGCAAAAAAAGCTGATGCCTATCGCAAATAAACTGTCTAACAACAAGTTTATGAATTCTCTGGGGCAAACATTTCAACTGCTACTACCCATTATAATCATTGGTTCGTTTGCATGCCTGGGTGCGTTTTTAGATATTCCATTTTGGCAAAGTTTTGTCACATCTACCGGGCTGCAGCTTATCCTTATGACTATACAGTCGCTGACGCTTAGCATCATAGCGCTTTATGTTGTTATAGTGCTGCCATTCCAGTATGCACAAAAGCTTAAAATTAACGCAATATCAGCATCAGTTATTTCGTTGATGGCATTTTTGCTACTTACTCCCCACGAACTGTATACTGCAATTCCAACCGAATGGCTCGGATACTCGGGTTTGTTCAGTGCTATAATAGTAGGCGGGTTGGTGCCCCAGCTTATCAAATTCTTGCTTGATAAAAAGATTTATATACACATGCCTAAAGGGGTGCCTCCCATCGTGGAAGACTCCTTTGCTTCGCTGGTTCCTGCTGCGTTTGTTTTAATTATTGCTGTTGTTATTTCGCAAATGCTGATACTTACCAGTTTCGAAAACTTTCACAATGTCATCTATACTGTTATACAGGCTCCGCTTCAGGGATTTGGTCTGTCGCTGCCGGCTTATCTTGTAATGCAGATTTTGTGTACTCTGCTGATGTTTTGCGGTATACATGGCAACACAATTTTTGCCACATTTACTCCACTTACCATGGCAGCCAGCGCCGAAAACTTGGCTGCACTGGCCGCAGGGCAGCCTCTGCCCAATATCATTACTAGTTCCTTTTCTGTGCTATGTCAGCCGGGCGGTATTGGTGGTACATTCGGCTTAGCAATTTTACTCTTGTTCTTTTCTAAATCAAAACGCCTTAAAACACTGGGTAAAATGTCTATTGTACCAGCAATATTCGGCATAAACGAGCCGTTGATTTTTGGTATTCCCATTTTGCTAAACCCGCTATTATTCATCCCTTATGTACTCTGCCCAATAGTATGCACAACCTTAAGCTATGTTTCTATTGCTATCGGTATCGTTCCAAGATTATCCGGTGTTGAGGTCAACTGGACAATGCCTCAGATTGTTTCCGGATTCCTTGCGCAGGGCTGGCAGGCTGCTGTGCTGCAAGTGGTGCTGATTGCGGTTACTACCCTGATATGGTTTCCGTTCTTCAAGATGGTGGATAAACAGATATCCTTCGAGGAGAGTGAATCGGATACTAAGGACGATAAGGCTACCAAATAA
- a CDS encoding PTS sugar transporter subunit IIB — MYKIALVCQHGASTGLCVRKMIEAAEKLGIESSIAAYPDSQMDNLIEEMDCILLGPQLMFKKEQFKNEYPKYAGKIAVINTIDFGMMNGEKILKDAIALIESLK; from the coding sequence ATGTATAAAATTGCATTGGTTTGCCAGCATGGCGCAAGTACCGGCTTGTGCGTGCGCAAAATGATAGAAGCTGCGGAAAAGCTTGGTATTGAAAGTAGTATCGCAGCGTATCCAGATTCCCAGATGGACAACCTTATTGAAGAAATGGATTGCATCCTGCTAGGACCACAGCTTATGTTCAAGAAAGAACAATTCAAGAACGAATACCCGAAATATGCGGGGAAAATCGCCGTTATAAATACCATAGACTTTGGTATGATGAACGGTGAAAAGATACTAAAGGACGCAATTGCCTTAATTGAATCATTAAAATAA
- a CDS encoding PTS lactose/cellobiose transporter subunit IIA, giving the protein MDAIQECMEMISYGGDAKSLALLAIKQSREGKSEEAAVTMKKAEESLTKSHQAHTNLLSYDAKNQDLQVTIFMVHAADHLNAAETIFVLAKELILLHKEVKHV; this is encoded by the coding sequence ATGGATGCTATTCAGGAATGCATGGAGATGATTTCGTATGGAGGTGATGCGAAAAGTCTTGCATTATTAGCTATCAAGCAGTCGCGGGAAGGCAAGTCCGAGGAAGCGGCAGTTACTATGAAAAAAGCTGAGGAGTCATTGACCAAAAGCCATCAGGCGCACACTAACCTGCTAAGCTACGACGCCAAAAACCAGGATCTACAGGTTACCATTTTTATGGTACATGCTGCGGACCATCTGAATGCCGCGGAGACGATTTTTGTTCTTGCCAAGGAACTGATTTTGTTACACAAGGAGGTTAAACATGTATAA
- a CDS encoding BglG family transcription antiterminator, producing the protein MTSKELTILKFLSTQDSWVTSFSMSAFLDISVRTIKSYISNINSEFPNLIESSRNGYIVRDKKQLSNVISSAKKILYSPQTVIDRKKFILQKLLLETDRYDFDNLANELFISPVTLTNELQKLKKELADYELTIKTKDNLVFIDGQETTKKKLISKLIYEDSKDSFLSINLMQSYLPHFDLTIVKQIVSDKLSEHHYFMDDFSLLNLVLQIAITMERKLIRKTGKEVTGTDSWKSLVNAHIQEIVMDITEHIEKQFGMEFVDGEIYDFALLIMTRAISNSINDINMDQLSEFVGEDIIRLVSLIQTRTKETYNITIIRQDFTVRFALHIKNLLIRLKHNIVLRNPQVLDIKNSYPFIYDVSVFIANIITQEEGYVLTEDEISYIALHLGVLIEERKAIKHDVRAILVNPQYLNKSVDIANRLSSIFEDNLLITEIVSTQHELEAYSDYDLIITTIPFEVYPGKPYVQISAYLTNKDILSVSKKIEEVLKDRIKAKVKSKLEVMFKEELFFVDESFKDQNDAINVMADVLEKQGIVDSSFKEKLFERERVSSSAYMNIAMPHPLEMCARNSAIAVSIHPNAIMWNNNKVNIIFMLAINIRDSLFLKDIFDFITEVISEEKKLKTILDVKTYDDFIAALVSFAK; encoded by the coding sequence ATGACGAGCAAGGAACTTACTATACTAAAATTTCTAAGTACTCAGGACAGCTGGGTTACGTCTTTTTCTATGTCTGCATTTCTGGATATTTCGGTCAGAACCATCAAAAGCTATATTAGCAACATTAACTCTGAATTTCCAAATCTGATCGAATCCTCCCGCAACGGTTATATTGTAAGGGATAAAAAGCAGCTGTCAAATGTTATAAGCTCGGCAAAAAAAATACTCTATTCCCCACAAACCGTAATAGATCGAAAAAAGTTCATTTTGCAGAAGCTATTGCTGGAAACTGACAGGTATGACTTTGACAACCTTGCAAATGAATTGTTCATTTCTCCGGTAACCTTAACAAATGAGCTGCAAAAACTGAAAAAGGAGCTTGCCGACTATGAGCTTACTATAAAGACAAAAGACAATCTGGTCTTTATTGACGGACAGGAAACAACCAAAAAAAAGCTGATAAGTAAGCTTATTTACGAGGATTCTAAAGACTCGTTCCTAAGCATAAATCTTATGCAAAGTTACTTACCCCATTTCGATCTGACTATCGTAAAACAAATAGTGTCGGATAAGCTAAGTGAACATCATTATTTTATGGACGACTTCTCATTGCTTAATTTGGTACTGCAAATAGCCATAACCATGGAAAGGAAGCTAATAAGAAAAACTGGTAAGGAAGTCACTGGCACCGACAGCTGGAAAAGCTTAGTCAACGCACATATTCAAGAGATAGTAATGGATATTACCGAACATATAGAAAAGCAGTTTGGCATGGAGTTTGTCGATGGTGAGATTTATGACTTTGCCCTACTTATAATGACTCGAGCAATTTCTAACTCCATAAATGATATCAACATGGATCAGTTGAGCGAATTTGTCGGAGAGGATATTATTCGGCTAGTTTCCTTGATACAGACCCGTACCAAAGAAACTTATAATATAACAATAATACGCCAGGATTTCACAGTGAGGTTCGCACTGCATATAAAGAACCTGCTTATCCGGCTTAAACATAATATCGTTCTACGTAATCCGCAGGTATTGGACATTAAGAACTCATACCCATTTATCTACGATGTTTCTGTATTTATCGCTAATATCATCACACAAGAGGAAGGTTATGTGTTAACCGAAGATGAGATATCATATATTGCACTTCACCTGGGGGTTTTAATTGAAGAAAGGAAGGCAATAAAGCATGATGTTAGAGCAATATTAGTAAATCCTCAATACTTAAATAAATCGGTGGATATAGCGAATAGACTTAGTTCGATCTTTGAAGATAACCTACTGATAACCGAGATAGTTTCTACGCAGCATGAACTTGAGGCTTATTCCGATTACGACTTAATTATTACAACTATCCCATTTGAAGTATATCCCGGCAAACCCTACGTGCAAATATCTGCTTACCTCACCAATAAGGACATATTATCTGTTTCCAAAAAAATAGAAGAGGTACTGAAGGATAGGATAAAAGCAAAGGTGAAGTCGAAGCTGGAAGTGATGTTTAAGGAAGAACTGTTTTTTGTAGACGAAAGCTTTAAGGACCAAAATGACGCCATAAATGTTATGGCCGATGTACTTGAAAAGCAGGGCATCGTTGACAGCTCTTTTAAAGAAAAGTTATTTGAACGGGAGCGGGTCAGTTCCAGCGCATATATGAACATAGCCATGCCTCATCCGCTGGAAATGTGCGCGCGAAACTCCGCTATAGCTGTATCTATTCACCCAAATGCCATTATGTGGAATAACAACAAGGTTAATATAATTTTTATGCTTGCTATTAATATCCGAGACAGTCTGTTTTTAAAAGATATTTTTGATTTCATTACCGAGGTGATTTCCGAAGAGAAAAAGCTGAAAACCATACTGGATGTAAAAACATATGACGATTTTATTGCAGCACTGGTATCCTTTGCAAAATAG
- a CDS encoding PrpR N-terminal domain-containing protein has translation MAKSAAEAAAELDIELPIVVSKMSEFENLVSTYNDIDVFISRGAAAETLNKLYGKTVVEITSTIEDFLTPIEKICDMGIKKIGIVTHASVISERDFNISDVKIYMRPWHEKVKPEQIIEQLAALGVQGIVGSLKPTEIAKSYGLTTELLDSGKASIKRAIEEAAKIAREREKERLLAAENLQQTQQYASEIYKAIEHAVAETEELTASSQELAVISSEAAGAAQTAFQDVSNTEEILEIIRHVAQQTNLLGLNAAIEAARAGEYGRGFSVVAGEVRKLANESNNSVQRINIMLKKFQNSVESVLKNVKNIDIITQEQANAAQAIARMLEELQKIGKKLSEAGQKAGLSQQFQK, from the coding sequence ATGGCAAAAAGCGCTGCAGAGGCTGCTGCGGAACTGGACATAGAGTTACCGATAGTAGTGAGTAAAATGAGCGAATTTGAAAATTTGGTTTCAACTTATAATGATATAGATGTTTTTATCAGCAGGGGTGCTGCTGCTGAAACCTTAAATAAATTGTATGGCAAGACTGTAGTTGAGATCACATCAACAATTGAAGATTTTTTAACTCCCATCGAAAAAATATGCGATATGGGTATTAAAAAAATAGGTATTGTGACCCATGCAAGTGTTATTAGTGAGCGGGACTTTAATATATCGGATGTAAAAATTTACATGCGCCCATGGCATGAAAAGGTTAAACCAGAACAAATTATTGAGCAGCTTGCAGCGCTAGGAGTTCAGGGAATTGTAGGCAGCTTGAAACCAACTGAAATAGCTAAGAGCTACGGCCTTACTACAGAACTTTTGGATTCAGGCAAAGCTTCCATTAAGCGCGCTATTGAAGAAGCTGCAAAAATTGCAAGAGAAAGGGAAAAGGAACGATTGCTTGCAGCGGAAAATTTACAACAAACTCAACAGTATGCTAGTGAAATATATAAAGCAATAGAACATGCGGTTGCAGAAACCGAAGAATTAACGGCATCATCTCAAGAGCTTGCAGTAATAAGCAGTGAAGCCGCCGGTGCCGCACAGACAGCTTTTCAGGATGTTAGCAATACTGAGGAAATATTGGAGATAATCAGGCATGTTGCTCAGCAAACTAACCTACTGGGTCTAAATGCGGCTATTGAAGCTGCAAGAGCCGGCGAATATGGTCGAGGCTTTTCGGTGGTGGCCGGAGAAGTGCGCAAGCTAGCGAATGAAAGCAATAATTCTGTTCAAAGAATAAATATAATGCTTAAGAAATTTCAAAATTCGGTTGAATCTGTACTCAAAAACGTTAAAAATATAGACATAATTACACAAGAGCAAGCTAATGCAGCACAAGCAATAGCAAGAATGCTTGAAGAACTTCAGAAAATAGGCAAGAAACTTTCGGAAGCAGGGCAAAAAGCTGGACTTTCACAACAATTCCAGAAATAA
- the citG gene encoding triphosphoribosyl-dephospho-CoA synthase CitG, with the protein MIITTDIYEQIGSCCTTALLSEVYTSPKPGLVDRINSGAHTDMNFFTFVESIAAISPYFRNFAEIGYSFDEINEKSLDKIRPLGIKCEKAMFNATKGINTHKGAIFSLGILAAAAGYCYKKGLGFSANTVCYVSAKIAKSAEKDFLLTNDTASMTNGLKLYAAHGIRGIRGEAASGFFSVRKYALPVMQKLVLSGEYSKNDIYLQALLHLMMHVVDTNVISRCGIEAIEYVKSSVRNVLSMGGALSLHGREELFRMDEDFTKHNISPGGCADLLSVAITLYLLENI; encoded by the coding sequence ATGATAATAACAACAGATATTTATGAACAGATTGGAAGTTGCTGCACAACTGCCCTCCTTTCCGAAGTTTATACATCGCCAAAACCGGGTTTGGTCGACCGTATAAATAGCGGTGCTCATACCGATATGAACTTTTTTACTTTTGTAGAAAGCATAGCAGCTATTTCACCCTATTTCAGAAATTTTGCAGAAATAGGGTATAGTTTTGATGAAATAAATGAAAAAAGTCTTGACAAGATACGGCCTTTAGGTATCAAATGTGAAAAAGCAATGTTTAATGCCACTAAAGGTATAAACACTCATAAGGGAGCGATATTTTCTCTGGGAATACTTGCCGCTGCTGCCGGATACTGCTACAAAAAAGGATTAGGTTTTTCAGCAAATACAGTATGTTATGTTTCGGCAAAAATCGCCAAGTCAGCAGAAAAAGATTTTTTATTAACAAATGACACTGCGTCCATGACCAATGGGCTCAAGCTTTATGCTGCCCACGGTATACGCGGAATTCGAGGAGAAGCGGCTTCTGGCTTTTTCTCTGTAAGAAAGTATGCCCTTCCGGTTATGCAAAAACTTGTTCTTAGCGGTGAATATAGCAAGAATGATATTTATTTACAGGCGTTGTTACATCTGATGATGCATGTTGTGGATACAAACGTTATTTCCAGATGTGGCATCGAAGCAATAGAATATGTGAAAAGCTCCGTAAGAAATGTACTCTCCATGGGTGGTGCTTTGTCACTCCATGGTAGAGAAGAGCTTTTTCGGATGGATGAGGATTTTACAAAGCACAATATCAGTCCGGGTGGGTGTGCGGATTTACTTTCTGTAGCTATCACGCTATATTTGCTAGAAAACATATAA